One Chloroflexota bacterium DNA segment encodes these proteins:
- the tuf gene encoding elongation factor Tu (EF-Tu; promotes GTP-dependent binding of aminoacyl-tRNA to the A-site of ribosomes during protein biosynthesis; when the tRNA anticodon matches the mRNA codon, GTP hydrolysis results; the inactive EF-Tu-GDP leaves the ribosome and release of GDP is promoted by elongation factor Ts; many prokaryotes have two copies of the gene encoding EF-Tu) — IAGDNVGLLLRGIGRDEVERGMVVAAPKSITPHKKFKAEVYVLKKDEGGRHKPFFNGYRPQFYIRTTDVTGTIQLPEGVEMVMPGDNVNMVVELLKPVALEQGSKFAIREGGLTVGAGVVTEILD, encoded by the coding sequence GCATCGCCGGGGACAATGTGGGGCTGCTGCTGCGCGGTATTGGCCGCGACGAAGTGGAGCGGGGGATGGTGGTGGCAGCGCCGAAGAGCATCACGCCGCACAAGAAATTCAAGGCGGAAGTGTATGTGTTGAAGAAAGACGAAGGTGGGCGGCACAAGCCGTTCTTCAACGGGTACCGGCCGCAGTTCTACATTCGGACGACGGATGTGACGGGGACGATACAGTTGCCGGAAGGGGTAGAGATGGTGATGCCTGGCGACAATGTGAACATGGTGGTGGAATTGCTGAAGCCGGTAGCGTTGGAGCAGGGCAGCAAGTTCGCCATTCGCGAAGGTGGTTTGACGGTGGGCGCTGGCGTGGTCACCGAGATTCTGGACTAA
- the rpmG gene encoding 50S ribosomal protein L33 translates to MAKKKGVRIVITLACTECKERNYTTEKNRRNDPARLELRKYCPRCRRHTLHRETR, encoded by the coding sequence ATGGCTAAGAAAAAAGGTGTGCGCATTGTGATTACGCTGGCCTGCACAGAGTGCAAGGAGCGTAACTATACGACGGAAAAGAACCGGCGCAACGACCCGGCGCGGCTGGAGTTGCGGAAGTACTGCCCCCGCTGCCGCCGGCACACCTTGCACCGCGAAACGCGCTGA
- the secE gene encoding preprotein translocase subunit SecE, translating into MRKATARKPARKQPNAIERFFRETRGELKKVTWPTREEAWRLTVVVTVVTVFMAAFLGFFDWLFTKLFALILG; encoded by the coding sequence GTGCGCAAAGCTACTGCCCGCAAGCCTGCTCGCAAGCAGCCCAACGCGATCGAGCGTTTCTTCCGCGAAACGCGCGGCGAACTGAAAAAGGTCACCTGGCCGACCCGAGAGGAAGCCTGGCGGCTCACCGTGGTGGTGACTGTGGTGACCGTGTTCATGGCGGCCTTTTTGGGCTTCTTCGACTGGCTTTTCACCAAATTGTTTGCGCTGATTTTAGGCTAA
- the nusG gene encoding transcription termination/antitermination protein NusG → MEEERVVPQPEEGEAAEVPSAEEVAEAEVQPVAAETETEGESPKAEADDGRAWYVVHCYSGYENKVRHNLEQRIESMGMKDKIFDVIVPTEEEVEVKDGKRRTVERRIFPGYILVNMILSEDSWYVVRNTPGVTGFVGMGDEPTPLRPEEVAQILKRMESETPRVKVTFRPGERVRIVEGPFHDFRGTVEEIDMERGKVRVLISFFGRETPVELDFLQVEKA, encoded by the coding sequence ATGGAAGAAGAACGCGTGGTGCCCCAGCCGGAAGAGGGCGAAGCCGCTGAAGTGCCTTCCGCAGAGGAAGTGGCCGAAGCCGAGGTGCAGCCTGTGGCGGCGGAAACCGAAACTGAAGGTGAAAGCCCCAAAGCGGAAGCCGACGACGGCCGCGCCTGGTACGTCGTGCATTGCTATTCCGGCTATGAGAACAAGGTGCGCCACAACCTGGAACAGCGCATTGAATCGATGGGGATGAAAGACAAAATCTTTGACGTTATCGTCCCCACGGAAGAAGAGGTCGAAGTCAAAGACGGCAAGCGCCGCACCGTCGAGCGCCGCATCTTTCCTGGCTACATCCTCGTGAACATGATTTTGAGCGAGGATTCGTGGTACGTCGTGCGGAATACCCCCGGCGTGACGGGCTTTGTGGGGATGGGTGATGAGCCGACCCCCCTACGCCCGGAAGAGGTGGCGCAAATTCTCAAGCGTATGGAATCCGAAACGCCCCGCGTCAAAGTCACCTTCCGTCCCGGCGAGCGGGTGCGCATCGTGGAAGGCCCCTTCCACGATTTCCGGGGTACGGTCGAGGAAATTGACATGGAGCGCGGCAAAGTCCGGGTGCTCATCAGCTTCTTCGGGCGCGAAACGCCCGTGGAGTTGGATTTCCTGCAAGTGGAAAAGGCCTGA
- the rplK gene encoding 50S ribosomal protein L11 yields the protein MAKKLKVVVKLQIEAGKANPAPPIGPALAPHGVNLMAFCKEYNARTRDKMGEVIPAEIFIYTDGSFTFKLKSPPASVLLKKAAGVEKGSSVPNREKVGKVTRAQVREIAELKMKDLNAHDIEAAMRMIEGTARNMGIEVVD from the coding sequence ATGGCAAAGAAACTCAAGGTTGTAGTCAAACTGCAAATCGAGGCCGGTAAGGCCAACCCCGCGCCGCCTATCGGTCCGGCGCTGGCGCCGCATGGTGTCAACCTGATGGCTTTCTGCAAGGAATACAACGCTCGCACACGCGACAAGATGGGCGAGGTAATTCCGGCAGAAATTTTCATTTACACCGATGGTTCGTTCACCTTCAAGTTGAAGAGCCCGCCTGCTTCTGTGCTGCTCAAGAAGGCCGCAGGTGTTGAAAAAGGCTCTTCTGTGCCCAATCGCGAGAAGGTGGGCAAGGTGACCCGCGCCCAGGTGCGCGAAATTGCGGAACTCAAGATGAAAGACCTCAACGCCCATGACATCGAGGCCGCCATGCGCATGATTGAAGGCACGGCGCGCAACATGGGCATTGAGGTGGTGGACTAA
- a CDS encoding 50S ribosomal protein L1: protein MAKRGKKYLEAAKKIDRQRLYSPEEAIKLVKETSYANFDATVELHMRLGVDPRHADQQVRGTVVLPHGLGKQVRVLVFAQGEGARLAKEAGADFVAEDDELIQKIQQGWTDFDVAIATPDMMGKIGRLGRVLGPRGLMPNPKAGTLVPAEDIPRAVKEAKAGRVEFRVDKGANLHVPIGKVSFTEKQLYDNMASIVEAVKKARPAAAKGTYMRRVALAPTMGPGVRVDPTLAQAMEAPE, encoded by the coding sequence ATGGCAAAGCGTGGAAAGAAATACCTGGAAGCCGCCAAGAAAATTGACCGTCAGCGGCTGTATTCCCCCGAAGAAGCCATCAAACTGGTCAAGGAAACTTCTTACGCCAACTTCGACGCCACGGTGGAATTGCACATGCGTCTGGGCGTTGACCCTCGCCATGCCGACCAGCAGGTGCGCGGCACCGTGGTGCTGCCGCATGGTTTGGGCAAGCAGGTGCGGGTACTGGTTTTTGCCCAGGGCGAGGGTGCTCGTCTGGCGAAAGAGGCCGGGGCCGATTTCGTGGCCGAAGACGATGAACTCATCCAGAAAATTCAGCAGGGTTGGACGGACTTTGACGTGGCCATTGCCACCCCCGACATGATGGGGAAAATCGGCCGGTTGGGGCGTGTGTTGGGCCCGCGCGGCCTGATGCCGAACCCGAAAGCAGGCACTTTGGTGCCGGCGGAAGACATTCCGCGCGCGGTCAAGGAAGCCAAGGCCGGCCGTGTAGAATTCCGGGTCGACAAAGGCGCCAACCTGCACGTGCCGATTGGCAAAGTTTCCTTTACGGAAAAGCAGCTGTATGATAATATGGCCTCCATCGTCGAGGCGGTCAAAAAAGCCCGCCCGGCTGCAGCCAAAGGTACTTACATGCGGCGGGTGGCGTTGGCCCCCACGATGGGCCCGGGTGTGCGGGTTGACCCGACCCTTGCTCAGGCCATGGAGGCGCCGGAGTAG
- a CDS encoding 50S ribosomal protein L10 yields MRLALTRERKQELIAQYEALLSDSQAVVMTTYLGLTVAQIEELRNAVREAGGRFMVAKNTLLKRAFEGAGYPVPEEALIGSTAIAFALEDPPAVAKAITDFAKKSDFVEVKVGFLGQEMISAAQVQALASLPPLPVMRAQLLGTIMAPASQLARLLAEPGRRVAAVLKAYSEKEAPTAA; encoded by the coding sequence CTGCGTTTGGCACTGACCAGAGAACGCAAACAGGAACTGATAGCGCAATATGAGGCGTTGCTGAGCGACAGCCAGGCCGTGGTCATGACGACCTACCTGGGACTCACGGTTGCCCAAATTGAAGAACTGCGCAACGCCGTGCGCGAGGCTGGCGGCCGTTTCATGGTGGCAAAGAACACCTTGCTGAAACGCGCTTTTGAAGGTGCGGGCTATCCTGTGCCGGAAGAGGCGCTGATCGGCAGCACGGCCATTGCTTTTGCGTTGGAAGACCCGCCTGCTGTGGCGAAAGCCATCACCGACTTTGCCAAGAAAAGCGATTTTGTCGAGGTCAAGGTTGGTTTCCTGGGGCAAGAGATGATCTCCGCCGCCCAGGTGCAGGCACTGGCTTCGCTGCCGCCGCTGCCCGTCATGCGGGCGCAATTGCTGGGCACCATCATGGCGCCTGCCAGCCAGTTGGCTCGCTTGCTGGCCGAACCCGGCCGCCGAGTGGCTGCTGTGCTCAAAGCCTACAGCGAAAAGGAAGCCCCGACGGCTGCCTGA
- a CDS encoding 50S ribosomal protein L7/L12 codes for MADLEKLVEELSSLSVMEAADLVKMLEEKWGVSAAAPVAVAAVAGGGAAAEEEKEEKTEFDVILKETGPKKIEVIKAIRKLTSLGLKEAKTVAETPGSKILEAVSKEAAEEAKKELEAAGAVVELA; via the coding sequence ATGGCTGATTTGGAAAAACTGGTCGAGGAACTGAGCAGCCTGAGCGTGATGGAGGCTGCTGACCTGGTCAAGATGCTTGAGGAAAAGTGGGGCGTTTCTGCTGCTGCGCCCGTGGCCGTGGCCGCGGTGGCCGGTGGCGGCGCTGCTGCTGAAGAAGAAAAAGAGGAAAAGACCGAATTCGACGTCATCCTCAAGGAAACTGGCCCCAAGAAGATCGAGGTCATCAAGGCCATCCGCAAACTGACCTCCCTCGGTCTGAAAGAGGCCAAGACCGTCGCCGAAACGCCTGGCTCCAAGATTCTGGAAGCCGTCAGCAAAGAGGCTGCGGAAGAGGCCAAGAAGGAACTGGAAGCCGCCGGCGCCGTGGTGGAACTGGCGTAA